One Sodalinema gerasimenkoae IPPAS B-353 DNA segment encodes these proteins:
- the gltX gene encoding glutamate--tRNA ligase, whose translation MSIRVRLAPSPTGNLHIGTARTAVFNWLFAKHHGGQFILRIEDTDTERSKPEFTENILSGLRWLGLDWDEGPFYQSQRLDLYRQAVQTLLDKGLAYRCYCTPDELEAMREEQKAKKQAPRYDNRHRNLTPEQQQAYEAEGRTAVIRFKIDDDRSIIWDDLVRGTLTWAGRDLGGDMAIARAAKPGDIGQPLYNLAVVVDDVDMKISHVIRGEDHIANTAKQILLYEALEQAVPKFAHTPLILNPNGQKLSKRDGATAVNDFQQLGYTSEALANYMALLGWSPPDAQERFTLEEAAKQFDFARVNKAGARFDWDKLNWLNSQVLHELAPETLLEQLIPYWQEAGYEFDVEGDRPWLLQVAAVVGASLTVLPDAVEMSRPLFVQSVDYDEKAQQQLAMEQVPETLAAVRDKLVQSGEFTEATAKDIIKQVTKELKVKKGLVMKSLRAALTGAVQGPDLIQSWLILNARGLDQQRLDNAINR comes from the coding sequence ATGTCTATTCGAGTTCGCTTAGCGCCAAGTCCCACCGGAAACCTGCATATTGGAACCGCCCGCACAGCGGTATTTAACTGGCTGTTTGCGAAACATCATGGCGGCCAGTTTATTCTCCGCATCGAAGACACTGATACCGAGCGGTCTAAACCCGAGTTTACCGAGAACATTCTCAGTGGTTTGCGCTGGTTAGGACTCGATTGGGATGAGGGCCCATTTTACCAATCCCAACGGTTGGACTTATATCGCCAAGCCGTGCAAACCCTCTTAGACAAAGGGTTAGCCTATCGCTGCTACTGCACTCCAGACGAACTTGAGGCGATGCGAGAGGAACAGAAAGCCAAGAAACAAGCCCCTCGCTACGACAATCGCCATCGTAATCTCACCCCAGAACAACAACAGGCCTACGAAGCTGAAGGACGAACCGCCGTTATTCGTTTCAAAATCGACGACGATCGCTCTATCATCTGGGATGACCTCGTGCGGGGAACCCTAACCTGGGCCGGACGAGATCTCGGCGGTGATATGGCGATCGCCCGGGCCGCCAAACCCGGAGACATTGGCCAACCCCTCTATAATTTGGCCGTGGTAGTCGATGACGTGGACATGAAGATTAGCCATGTCATCCGGGGAGAAGACCATATCGCCAATACCGCCAAGCAGATTCTGCTCTATGAAGCCTTAGAACAGGCGGTTCCCAAGTTTGCCCATACCCCCTTAATTCTCAACCCCAACGGTCAAAAACTCTCGAAACGAGATGGGGCCACAGCGGTCAATGATTTTCAGCAATTAGGCTACACTTCCGAAGCCTTAGCCAACTATATGGCCCTGTTAGGCTGGTCGCCGCCAGACGCGCAAGAACGCTTCACCCTAGAGGAAGCGGCGAAGCAATTTGATTTTGCACGAGTCAACAAAGCCGGTGCGCGCTTCGACTGGGATAAACTGAATTGGCTCAACAGTCAGGTCTTACATGAGTTAGCCCCGGAAACCCTGTTAGAGCAACTAATCCCCTATTGGCAAGAGGCGGGGTATGAGTTCGATGTGGAGGGCGATCGTCCTTGGTTGTTGCAAGTCGCGGCTGTCGTAGGAGCGAGTTTAACGGTTCTCCCGGATGCCGTCGAGATGAGCCGGCCTCTATTTGTGCAGTCGGTGGACTACGACGAGAAGGCCCAGCAGCAGCTTGCGATGGAACAAGTCCCGGAAACCCTCGCCGCCGTTCGCGACAAGTTAGTGCAGTCTGGGGAGTTCACAGAAGCGACGGCTAAGGACATCATCAAACAGGTGACGAAGGAACTGAAGGTGAAGAAGGGCCTAGTGATGAAGTCGCTACGAGCCGCGTTAACGGGAGCGGTACAGGGCCCAGATTTAATCCAGTCCTGGCTGATTCTCAATGCCCGAGGCCTGGATCAACAACGGCTCGACAATGCGATAAATCGTTAA
- a CDS encoding helicase C-terminal domain-containing protein translates to MGQVIGEAVIEAEVHGALRDFLRVSGGDRWPHHLTMARLVARALRLGRDALIQTGVFPTSSQRYALSYLMPILMSPTAVVVIGSTQVRRQLQERDIPDLQAWLGSNKPVQEGDRLEAGFEGLLLTSPEAWLGDRLAGGEGFRDGVPTLIDGADDWERWTQQSLTVAISPQDWVDWIAASPDQGPQIRDVQVALVRRSLERPDNPYQSHIIDQREQTALAQLSPDAGMPLAWRSFWESWRSHPGGVWAKLNRRQGQLWLYHSPVDLGKCLAPLWERQPMVWVGGALDLERDAAAFRERLGLGDMTCVKFNPVRHPLHLYAPERLPLPNTPEYKPALLRELHDLIRIGSSAETAPGIITIIVGDVPLRAIVAAQLAADFGSRVRVQQSELPENGILISGWSFWREHQGELPASKLLVIATLPFPSLEDPHVSAQVAHYKQQRQDWFRLYLLPMALSDLQRAIAPIREVQGTVVLLDVRAIYRSYGQQIFAALSPYARVNSPDVSLFEG, encoded by the coding sequence ATGGGTCAAGTGATAGGCGAGGCTGTGATTGAAGCAGAAGTTCACGGTGCATTACGAGATTTTTTGCGGGTCTCTGGGGGCGATCGCTGGCCCCATCATTTAACGATGGCCCGGCTGGTGGCCCGTGCCTTGCGGTTGGGGCGCGATGCCTTGATTCAGACGGGAGTCTTTCCCACGTCGTCGCAACGCTATGCCCTCAGTTACCTCATGCCCATTTTGATGTCGCCGACAGCGGTGGTTGTGATTGGTTCAACTCAGGTGCGACGACAGTTGCAAGAGCGAGATATCCCAGACTTGCAGGCCTGGTTAGGCTCCAATAAGCCGGTTCAGGAGGGCGATCGCCTCGAAGCCGGTTTTGAGGGGTTGTTGCTGACCTCTCCCGAGGCTTGGTTGGGCGATCGCCTTGCGGGAGGAGAGGGATTCCGAGATGGAGTCCCCACTCTCATTGATGGGGCCGATGATTGGGAACGCTGGACTCAGCAGAGTCTAACGGTGGCGATTTCGCCTCAAGACTGGGTGGATTGGATTGCTGCCTCTCCTGACCAGGGGCCACAGATTCGCGATGTACAAGTGGCACTGGTGCGGCGGAGTCTGGAACGGCCCGATAACCCCTATCAGTCCCATATCATTGACCAGAGGGAACAGACTGCCCTGGCCCAACTAAGTCCCGATGCCGGGATGCCTCTGGCTTGGCGCAGCTTTTGGGAATCTTGGCGATCGCACCCTGGGGGAGTTTGGGCAAAACTCAATCGTCGTCAAGGACAACTGTGGCTCTACCATTCCCCGGTAGATTTGGGTAAATGTCTAGCCCCCCTCTGGGAACGTCAGCCGATGGTTTGGGTGGGGGGTGCGCTGGATTTGGAACGGGATGCCGCCGCCTTTCGGGAACGATTAGGCTTAGGGGATATGACCTGTGTCAAATTCAATCCCGTTCGCCACCCTCTCCATCTCTATGCCCCCGAACGGCTCCCCTTACCCAACACACCGGAATATAAACCTGCCCTGCTGCGAGAACTCCATGATCTGATTCGCATTGGCAGTTCTGCCGAAACCGCACCGGGAATTATTACCATCATTGTCGGGGATGTTCCCCTACGGGCGATCGTTGCCGCTCAACTGGCCGCCGATTTTGGCTCTCGGGTGCGGGTTCAACAGTCCGAGTTACCTGAAAATGGCATTCTCATTAGCGGTTGGTCCTTTTGGCGAGAGCATCAGGGAGAATTGCCCGCCAGCAAACTCCTGGTCATCGCCACACTCCCTTTTCCCTCCCTCGAAGATCCTCACGTGAGCGCCCAGGTGGCCCATTACAAACAGCAACGACAGGATTGGTTCCGTCTGTATCTGCTGCCAATGGCCTTAAGTGATCTGCAACGGGCGATCGCCCCGATTCGAGAAGTCCAGGGAACCGTCGTCTTATTGGATGTACGGGCCATTTATCGTAGTTATGGTCAACAAATTTTTGCCGCCTTGAGTCCCTATGCTCGGGTTAACTCCCCAGATGTCAGCTTATTTGAAGGCTAA
- a CDS encoding glycosyltransferase family 2 protein, translated as MTKLIIQIPCYNEEATLGVTLSALPREIPGIDSVEWLIINDGSLDQTVEVAQACGVDHVVNFDCNHGLAKAFMAGIDASLKAGADIIVNTDADNQYCADDIPKLIEPILRHEAEMVIGARPIEEIQHFSPTKKLLQRLGSWVVRLASNTRVPDAPSGFRAYSRDAAICLNVFNEYTYTLETIIQAGQEGIAITSVPIRTNGYLRPSRLVKSIPAYIQRSIFTIVRIFMTYRPLRFFALLGTVPLGLGVLLCLRWFILFMGDPTRARTPSLILATILILIGFQLWMFGAIADVMAANRKMLEDVQQRLRRAEYEKYRQKKSP; from the coding sequence ATGACAAAACTCATTATTCAGATTCCTTGCTACAACGAGGAAGCCACCCTAGGCGTGACTCTGTCGGCCCTGCCTCGGGAGATTCCCGGCATCGATTCCGTAGAATGGCTGATCATTAATGATGGCAGTCTCGATCAGACCGTTGAGGTGGCCCAAGCCTGTGGGGTGGATCATGTGGTGAATTTTGATTGTAATCATGGTCTCGCCAAAGCCTTTATGGCGGGGATTGATGCCTCTCTCAAGGCGGGCGCGGATATCATCGTCAATACGGATGCCGATAATCAATACTGTGCTGATGATATCCCCAAACTCATCGAACCTATCCTGCGTCATGAAGCGGAGATGGTCATCGGGGCCCGTCCCATTGAAGAGATTCAGCATTTCTCCCCCACCAAGAAGCTCTTACAACGCCTTGGCAGTTGGGTGGTGCGTCTAGCGAGTAACACTCGGGTTCCCGATGCCCCCAGTGGCTTCCGGGCCTATAGCCGTGACGCTGCGATTTGTCTCAATGTCTTTAATGAATATACCTATACCCTAGAAACGATTATCCAAGCCGGACAGGAAGGGATCGCCATTACCTCCGTTCCCATCCGTACCAATGGCTATCTCCGTCCATCACGGCTAGTTAAAAGCATTCCTGCCTATATCCAACGGTCGATTTTCACGATTGTTCGCATTTTCATGACCTATCGGCCCTTGCGATTTTTTGCTTTGCTGGGGACGGTACCCCTAGGGCTAGGGGTACTACTCTGTCTGCGCTGGTTCATCTTGTTTATGGGAGATCCGACGCGGGCCCGAACTCCTAGTTTAATCTTGGCTACCATTCTGATTCTGATTGGCTTCCAGTTGTGGATGTTTGGGGCGATCGCCGATGTGATGGCGGCGAACCGCAAGATGCTCGAAGATGTTCAACAACGGCTGCGACGGGCTGAATATGAGAAGTATCGCCAGAAAAAGTCGCCATAA
- a CDS encoding gluconokinase, with amino-acid sequence MSKPVPVVVVMGVSGCGKTTVAQGLAQRLGWRFLEGDTFHPAANVEKMARGIPLKDDDRLPWLQRLREAIAQARRESQDSGTGVVVACSALKQAYRDRLMGNQGPFRWVYLRGEFELLRQRLETRSDHFMPAQLLASQFAALEEPEGAIVLDCGRSPQDLIAHLLNFL; translated from the coding sequence ATGTCTAAACCTGTACCGGTGGTTGTGGTGATGGGGGTATCCGGTTGTGGGAAAACAACCGTCGCGCAGGGATTGGCCCAACGGTTGGGCTGGCGTTTTTTGGAGGGCGATACGTTTCATCCCGCCGCCAATGTAGAGAAAATGGCTCGGGGGATTCCCCTGAAGGATGACGATCGCCTCCCCTGGTTGCAACGACTCCGCGAGGCGATCGCTCAGGCTCGGCGCGAGAGTCAAGACTCTGGAACCGGTGTGGTTGTGGCCTGTTCTGCCCTCAAACAAGCCTATCGAGATCGCTTAATGGGGAATCAAGGGCCGTTCCGCTGGGTATATCTGCGAGGGGAGTTTGAGCTGTTGCGCCAACGGCTTGAGACACGCTCAGACCACTTTATGCCCGCCCAGCTCCTGGCCAGTCAGTTTGCCGCCCTCGAAGAACCCGAGGGGGCGATCGTTCTCGATTGTGGGCGATCGCCCCAAGACTTGATCGCCCATCTCCTTAATTTTTTGTAA
- a CDS encoding DUF4382 domain-containing protein, which translates to MTPKSILSALALSSFLLVGCSDMATETDTDTTALTPGEGTGTLTVHANGEEYAWEGITSKEGWNLTFDHFYVHLSDVTAYQTDPLYQAENAEISARKSLMLVESTTVDLAQGDGPVFLGEADTESGHYNALSWTMLPAPDGPAEGYVMLLKGTAERDGETIEFSIAFDQPLAFTCGEFVGDERKGILDQGETADLEATFHIDHLFGNGERPADSQLNQEALGFEPIAALADNGTVEVTWETLMTDLSTEEQEKLTQILPALGHVGEGHCFESMMSN; encoded by the coding sequence ATGACCCCTAAATCGATACTGAGCGCCCTGGCCCTCAGTAGTTTTCTGTTAGTCGGCTGCTCTGATATGGCCACCGAGACGGATACAGATACCACGGCCTTGACTCCAGGAGAGGGAACCGGAACCCTGACCGTTCATGCTAACGGCGAGGAGTACGCTTGGGAAGGGATTACCAGCAAAGAAGGTTGGAACCTCACCTTTGACCATTTTTATGTGCATCTGAGTGATGTTACTGCTTACCAAACGGATCCCCTCTACCAGGCAGAGAATGCCGAAATCTCGGCCCGCAAATCCTTGATGCTAGTGGAGTCAACCACTGTTGATTTGGCTCAGGGTGATGGTCCTGTTTTCCTAGGAGAAGCTGACACCGAGTCCGGCCACTACAATGCTTTATCCTGGACAATGCTTCCTGCTCCCGATGGCCCCGCTGAAGGCTATGTGATGCTGCTTAAAGGAACTGCGGAACGGGATGGAGAGACAATTGAGTTTTCCATTGCCTTTGATCAGCCTCTCGCCTTCACTTGTGGTGAGTTTGTTGGCGATGAACGCAAGGGGATTCTCGATCAAGGAGAAACGGCTGATCTAGAAGCGACCTTCCATATTGACCACCTCTTCGGCAATGGTGAGCGTCCTGCTGACTCTCAGTTGAACCAAGAGGCCTTGGGTTTTGAGCCGATCGCCGCTCTGGCAGATAATGGGACCGTTGAGGTGACCTGGGAAACCCTGATGACGGACTTGTCAACTGAGGAACAAGAGAAACTTACTCAAATTCTCCCCGCTCTGGGTCATGTTGGCGAGGGTCACTGTTTCGAGAGCATGATGAGCAATTAG
- a CDS encoding choice-of-anchor K domain-containing protein — MDEEMMMTDAETTEDQVTTTSVDDEDDELINGGDADDDMENGVDDEVDDEVDDDIENGVDDDVDDVDDGDVINGDLNGEDALDDVVDGGMNGDDLSGDGSASFSLTNFTGPAGTATAEITLKQTSEGIEVTVVSEDTGGGASARKGLRGFFFNLKDNSLLSGLSISGDNVSNARFNAGSVNNVGGGSSIAPRAFDAGVSVGGGESATFLISHESESLSLDLFAGENFGIRTQSRKLAGSAPSDLGSGGDVSDDDDMDDDLVGDGNGDDEMVGDDGGDAVSDECECENENVLIGTSAGSFSDPVEDTPDAVVNITSENGGTNNRFQWGVPAEGSVDNLVQFDGADFGTEVGSQFKLGQLFYQNGSTFNNFDGDFGFSLDLDIKGVEELDSFDFLFNILNTPNVTGDPVEDGDRLRFSTGGLTPQSFAFNGSTYTVALDGFSTDGGETMTSGFDSPEQSFEIANLYGSIVELDDVTAEAFDPMPTEDAEEILDAGGVVIGGDGTGEGAIAGSVIIRSETRLSVVWGITTSASIKFQSESFFQITNIMGVTELNTLNIGNQAVLGSDGDDEIVGTIDNDIIAGADGADTLSGEDGNNLLAGGDDDDVVMGGDGDDVLAGNSGNDTIMGGSGNNVLYGGQGDDLLIGGDGDDVLSGDMGSDTLIGGGGTNQFVLRAETTLELTGAEAADFIMDFKPGDGIAIAGSTMSSIELEVEDVNGDGVSDVVIRLDSGAYLGVVMGTSNIEEVEEAMYEVPDADYLLGTSA, encoded by the coding sequence ATGGATGAAGAGATGATGATGACTGACGCTGAGACCACCGAGGATCAGGTCACAACAACCAGTGTTGACGATGAAGATGATGAACTCATCAATGGTGGCGACGCCGATGACGATATGGAAAATGGCGTCGATGATGAAGTCGATGACGAAGTCGATGACGATATAGAAAATGGCGTCGATGACGACGTTGATGACGTTGACGATGGTGATGTGATCAACGGTGATCTCAACGGCGAGGATGCTCTCGATGATGTCGTTGACGGTGGTATGAATGGCGATGACCTGAGTGGCGATGGCAGCGCCTCTTTCAGCCTCACCAACTTCACAGGACCCGCCGGAACCGCAACGGCTGAAATCACCCTTAAGCAAACCAGTGAAGGTATTGAAGTCACGGTTGTCAGTGAAGATACCGGCGGTGGTGCCAGTGCTCGTAAGGGTCTGAGGGGCTTCTTCTTCAACCTCAAAGATAATAGTCTCCTCTCAGGACTGTCCATTAGCGGAGACAACGTCTCTAACGCCAGGTTTAATGCCGGAAGCGTCAACAATGTCGGTGGCGGCAGTTCCATTGCCCCCCGTGCCTTTGACGCTGGGGTCTCCGTCGGTGGCGGTGAGTCGGCCACGTTCCTCATTAGCCATGAATCCGAAAGCCTGAGTCTAGATCTGTTTGCCGGTGAGAACTTCGGCATTCGCACCCAAAGTCGTAAATTGGCGGGTTCTGCTCCCTCGGACTTAGGATCCGGTGGTGATGTCAGTGACGACGATGATATGGATGATGATCTCGTCGGCGATGGCAACGGTGATGATGAGATGGTCGGTGATGACGGTGGCGATGCCGTGTCCGACGAATGTGAATGTGAAAATGAGAACGTTCTCATTGGAACCTCCGCCGGTAGCTTCTCTGATCCCGTCGAAGATACTCCCGATGCTGTGGTCAACATCACCAGCGAGAATGGTGGGACCAACAATCGCTTCCAATGGGGAGTTCCAGCAGAAGGTAGCGTTGACAACTTAGTTCAGTTTGATGGTGCGGACTTTGGGACTGAAGTCGGTAGCCAGTTCAAACTTGGGCAACTGTTCTACCAAAACGGGTCTACCTTCAATAACTTTGATGGGGACTTTGGCTTTAGTCTCGACCTGGATATCAAAGGTGTTGAGGAACTCGACTCCTTTGACTTCCTGTTCAACATTCTCAACACCCCCAACGTCACCGGAGATCCCGTAGAAGATGGCGATCGCCTACGCTTCTCGACCGGTGGACTGACTCCTCAAAGCTTTGCCTTCAACGGGTCAACCTACACCGTCGCTCTCGATGGCTTCTCCACCGATGGCGGTGAAACCATGACCTCGGGCTTTGACTCCCCTGAACAAAGCTTCGAAATTGCTAACCTCTATGGTTCCATCGTTGAACTCGATGATGTGACCGCTGAGGCCTTCGATCCTATGCCCACTGAGGACGCTGAGGAAATCCTCGATGCCGGTGGTGTTGTGATTGGGGGTGATGGAACCGGAGAAGGAGCGATCGCCGGTTCGGTCATCATCCGGAGTGAAACTCGCTTGAGCGTGGTCTGGGGTATTACCACCTCTGCCAGCATCAAGTTCCAAAGCGAAAGCTTCTTCCAAATCACCAACATCATGGGTGTGACTGAACTCAACACCCTCAACATCGGTAACCAAGCTGTCCTAGGTAGTGACGGTGATGATGAAATCGTCGGCACCATTGACAATGACATTATTGCCGGTGCAGATGGTGCCGACACCCTCTCGGGCGAAGATGGTAACAACCTCCTCGCCGGTGGTGATGACGACGATGTGGTCATGGGTGGCGACGGCGACGATGTTCTCGCTGGTAACTCCGGTAATGACACCATCATGGGTGGCAGCGGCAACAACGTCCTCTATGGCGGTCAAGGGGATGACCTCCTCATCGGTGGTGACGGCGATGACGTTCTCTCCGGTGATATGGGATCGGATACCCTCATCGGTGGCGGTGGCACGAACCAGTTTGTCCTGCGGGCTGAAACCACCCTTGAACTCACCGGTGCTGAAGCCGCTGACTTCATCATGGACTTCAAACCGGGTGATGGCATTGCGATCGCCGGTTCTACCATGTCCTCTATTGAGTTAGAGGTCGAAGATGTCAACGGTGACGGCGTCAGCGATGTGGTGATTCGCCTCGACAGTGGCGCCTACTTAGGTGTTGTCATGGGAACTAGCAACATCGAAGAAGTCGAGGAAGCCATGTACGAAGTCCCCGATGCGGACTATCTCCTCGGCACCAGTGCCTAA
- a CDS encoding carboxypeptidase-like regulatory domain-containing protein — MKSLNWTLIIPIVGLGVIGVTETALAHAAQLRYEIESTISVTATYDNGEPMANAQILVYSPDDPREPWMRGTTDDAGRYEFRPQAEESGNWTVTVRQAGHGDMITLNLDDSGTRADASTENSSDSSLFAGSADISLPQRLLTGGSIIWGCVGTALFFSRRRKSSSES, encoded by the coding sequence ATGAAATCCCTCAACTGGACCCTGATTATTCCTATTGTCGGACTCGGAGTTATCGGCGTGACAGAAACTGCCCTCGCCCATGCGGCTCAACTGAGATATGAGATAGAGTCCACCATCTCCGTCACGGCCACCTATGATAATGGTGAACCAATGGCGAATGCTCAAATTTTGGTCTACTCCCCTGATGATCCCCGAGAGCCTTGGATGAGGGGAACCACCGATGATGCCGGACGCTATGAGTTTCGTCCTCAGGCTGAGGAGTCGGGAAATTGGACAGTGACCGTCCGCCAAGCTGGACATGGAGATATGATTACCCTTAACCTAGATGACTCTGGGACTCGGGCAGATGCCTCCACGGAAAATTCATCTGATTCCTCCCTATTTGCCGGGTCAGCGGATATCTCACTGCCCCAACGGCTCTTAACCGGTGGCTCTATAATTTGGGGCTGTGTTGGCACGGCTCTGTTTTTTAGTCGTCGTCGCAAATCGTCGTCGGAGTCCTAG
- the cbiM gene encoding cobalt transporter CbiM, with amino-acid sequence MHIADGFLPAPVSLLGYALTGGGLWFSLRKISKTYEDPQEHIPKTSLLTAAFFVGSLINIPVPPSSVHLLLNGMLGVLLGYYAFPAIVVGLFFQAVMFQHGGMSTLGVNAAMLGFPALLSGYLFKLRLSFGEETPRRLGVFAFAAGASAVALSTLIFFGLIVTTIPADFDADLERSATFVLMMSQIPLIFIEGVFTSILVSFLRQVKPSLIEGF; translated from the coding sequence ATGCACATTGCAGATGGATTTCTTCCAGCTCCCGTGTCCCTATTGGGCTACGCCCTGACGGGGGGCGGGCTTTGGTTTTCCCTACGAAAAATCAGCAAAACCTATGAAGATCCTCAAGAACATATCCCCAAAACCTCATTACTCACGGCAGCGTTTTTTGTGGGGTCTTTAATCAATATTCCTGTTCCTCCATCGAGTGTTCATCTTTTATTAAATGGTATGTTGGGAGTACTTTTAGGATATTACGCATTTCCGGCGATTGTGGTGGGCTTATTTTTTCAGGCGGTCATGTTTCAACATGGTGGCATGAGTACTCTGGGGGTGAATGCCGCCATGTTGGGCTTCCCCGCTCTCCTATCAGGCTATCTCTTTAAACTGCGTCTCTCATTTGGGGAGGAAACGCCACGTCGCTTAGGAGTCTTTGCTTTTGCCGCTGGAGCTTCAGCCGTGGCCTTGTCCACGTTGATTTTCTTTGGCTTAATCGTTACTACAATTCCTGCTGATTTTGATGCGGACTTGGAACGGTCTGCTACTTTTGTTTTAATGATGTCACAAATTCCTCTAATTTTTATCGAAGGAGTATTTACTTCGATTTTGGTTTCATTTTTGCGTCAGGTCAAACCCAGTTTGATTGAGGGATTTTAG
- the cbiQ gene encoding cobalt ECF transporter T component CbiQ: MQHGLDTYAGLSSPIHRWEPRCKFVGLMALIFAFSAVDALQLLPVMLLMTGVLYKLSRLPGSYLRQRLHYPGYFLLGAVVLLPLTTGETVLLDLGWLQIRWEGILAAIPIVVRFLCIVTLTLVLFGTSPLATTLRAMRSLGVPSLITDMMLLFYRYLYDLLARLRQVQTAMRLRGFNPTELSWRTLRMLGALTGTLLVTSYEQSEQVYQAMRLRGYGQRTAQRVMAPIQSQDAIALGVMLLLAAAFVIAQVSLSLAVP, translated from the coding sequence ATGCAACATGGACTCGATACCTATGCGGGTCTAAGCTCTCCGATTCATCGTTGGGAACCCCGCTGTAAATTTGTTGGGCTAATGGCCCTAATTTTTGCCTTTTCTGCTGTGGATGCGCTGCAACTTTTGCCGGTGATGCTGCTGATGACGGGAGTTCTCTATAAACTCTCCCGATTGCCGGGATCTTATTTACGTCAGCGACTGCATTATCCTGGCTATTTTTTGCTTGGAGCCGTTGTCTTACTCCCCTTGACCACAGGAGAAACCGTGTTGCTAGACTTGGGATGGCTTCAGATTCGTTGGGAGGGAATCTTAGCCGCTATACCGATTGTGGTGCGATTCCTCTGTATTGTGACCCTAACCTTAGTGCTGTTTGGGACCAGTCCTCTGGCGACAACCCTACGGGCCATGCGATCGCTCGGGGTTCCTAGTTTAATCACCGATATGATGCTGTTATTCTACCGTTACCTCTATGATCTCCTCGCTCGCCTACGACAGGTACAAACTGCGATGAGACTGCGAGGCTTCAACCCCACAGAGTTGAGTTGGCGAACCCTGCGGATGCTAGGGGCCTTAACGGGAACCCTTCTGGTGACCAGTTATGAGCAGTCGGAACAGGTGTATCAAGCGATGCGTCTGCGAGGCTATGGCCAGAGAACCGCGCAGCGGGTGATGGCGCCGATTCAATCACAGGATGCGATCGCCCTCGGGGTGATGTTACTCCTGGCCGCGGCCTTTGTCATAGCCCAGGTTTCGCTCTCCCTCGCCGTCCCCTAA